The Streptomyces sp. P9-A4 genome contains a region encoding:
- a CDS encoding potassium channel family protein, with protein sequence MAGTVPRQGDGGARTDGPMLVCGDDGLAHRLADELRDVYRQRVVLVVPEEWAAQRAAEPPDGPVTAPGTDPGDTTGGGLVLPVRVMTAPAPTAAALLRAGADRATALALLYEDDETNLRAALAARRLNPGVRLVVRMYNRKLGQRLEALLDQAALVRTPGLNRAVLDASTTVLSDADTAAPALAATAVAGTSKVVQADGVLLRAAERPPPVRGEVPDAGLCTLALLSSTTTDPAGAEGSEADREGPHLLPDDLTVAGTGGRGSVVLETVRYAGPALPVRRLARRGAPLRELFSVRLRWAVAGFLASVLALTCVTTLLTDADPVHAAYLTLLDLFSINDPALGAPVTHQVLQLLSGLVGLALLPLLVAGGLEALGTFRDASALRRPPRRLSGHVVLLGLGKVGTRVLARLRELDIPVVCVEEDPDARGIPLARSLHVPVVLGDVTEDGVLEAAKIDRAHALLALTSSDTTNLEAALSARTAKADLRVALRLFDDDFATAVHRTLRTAYPDALTRSRSVSHLAAPAFAGAMMGRQILGAIPVERKVLLFAALLVAGHPQFEGRTVAEAFRPGGWRVLALDTAVPAARRPDLASARQDGDRPELLWELHPGYVLRPEDRVVIAATRRGLAELLARRPADRDA encoded by the coding sequence ATGGCGGGGACGGTGCCGCGGCAGGGGGACGGGGGCGCCCGGACCGACGGGCCCATGCTGGTCTGCGGCGACGACGGACTCGCCCACCGCCTCGCCGACGAACTGCGGGACGTCTACCGACAGCGGGTCGTCCTGGTCGTCCCCGAGGAATGGGCCGCCCAGCGGGCGGCGGAACCCCCGGACGGGCCGGTCACCGCGCCGGGCACCGATCCCGGCGACACGACCGGTGGCGGTCTCGTCCTGCCCGTACGGGTCATGACCGCGCCCGCCCCGACCGCGGCCGCGCTGCTGCGCGCCGGGGCCGACCGCGCGACCGCCCTCGCGCTGCTCTACGAGGACGACGAGACCAACCTCCGGGCCGCGCTCGCCGCCCGCCGCCTCAACCCCGGCGTCCGGCTCGTGGTGCGGATGTACAACCGCAAGCTCGGCCAGCGCCTTGAGGCGCTGCTCGACCAGGCCGCGCTGGTGCGGACGCCCGGCCTGAACCGGGCCGTCCTCGACGCCTCCACCACCGTCCTGTCCGACGCGGACACCGCCGCGCCCGCCCTCGCCGCCACCGCCGTCGCGGGCACGAGCAAGGTCGTCCAGGCCGACGGCGTCCTGCTGCGCGCAGCCGAACGCCCCCCGCCCGTACGCGGCGAGGTGCCGGACGCCGGGCTCTGCACCCTGGCGCTGCTCTCGTCCACCACGACCGACCCGGCGGGCGCCGAGGGCTCGGAGGCCGACCGGGAGGGCCCCCACCTGCTGCCCGACGACCTGACCGTGGCGGGCACCGGCGGGCGCGGCAGCGTCGTCCTGGAGACCGTCCGGTACGCCGGTCCCGCCCTGCCCGTACGACGCCTGGCCCGCCGCGGCGCCCCGCTGCGCGAGCTGTTCTCCGTCCGGCTGCGCTGGGCCGTCGCCGGGTTCCTCGCCTCCGTCCTCGCCCTGACCTGCGTCACCACGCTGCTGACCGACGCCGACCCGGTGCACGCCGCCTACCTCACGCTGCTCGACCTGTTCTCCATCAACGACCCCGCGCTCGGCGCGCCCGTCACCCACCAGGTCCTGCAACTGCTCTCCGGTCTCGTCGGCCTGGCCCTGCTGCCGCTGCTCGTCGCCGGAGGCCTTGAGGCGCTCGGCACCTTCCGCGACGCGAGCGCGCTGCGCCGCCCGCCCCGGCGGCTGTCCGGCCATGTCGTGCTGCTCGGGCTCGGGAAGGTCGGCACCCGCGTCCTCGCCCGGCTGCGCGAGCTCGACATCCCCGTCGTCTGCGTCGAGGAGGACCCCGACGCCCGGGGCATCCCGCTCGCCCGGAGCCTCCACGTGCCGGTCGTCCTCGGGGACGTCACCGAGGACGGCGTCCTGGAGGCGGCCAAGATCGACCGCGCCCACGCCCTGCTCGCCCTGACCAGCTCGGACACCACGAACCTGGAGGCGGCGCTCTCCGCCCGTACGGCCAAGGCCGATCTGCGGGTCGCGCTGCGCCTGTTCGACGACGACTTCGCCACCGCCGTCCACCGCACGCTGCGCACCGCCTACCCGGACGCGCTCACCCGCAGCCGCAGCGTCAGCCACCTCGCCGCGCCCGCCTTCGCCGGGGCCATGATGGGCCGCCAGATCCTGGGCGCGATCCCGGTCGAGCGGAAGGTCCTGCTCTTCGCCGCGCTGCTCGTCGCCGGGCACCCGCAGTTCGAGGGCCGTACGGTCGCCGAGGCGTTCCGGCCCGGGGGCTGGCGGGTTCTCGCACTCGACACGGCCGTCCCCGCCGCCCGCCGCCCCGACCTCGCGTCCGCGCGCCAGGACGGCGACCGGCCCGAGCTGCTGTGGGAACTCCATCCCGGGTACGTCCTGCGGCCCGAGGACCGCGTGGTCATCGCCGCGACCCGCCGCGGCCTGGCCGAACTGCTCGCCCGGCGGCCCGCGGACCGCGACGCCTGA
- a CDS encoding flotillin family protein: MDAITTGAGVLGAVVLLFALALVFVLSRLFRKVEQGKALIVSKMRKVDVTFTGQVVLPVLHKAEVMDISVKTFEISRTGRDGLICRDNIRADIRISFFVRVNKTVEDVIKVAQAIGTERASHQETLEALFHAKFSEAVKTVGKQLDFTDLYTKREELRYRIIELIGIDLNGYHLEDAAIDHVEQTPLSQLDPGNILDAQGIRKITELTALENVRTNEYRQNEQKEITRQNVDAREAILELERRQADAEIKQKREIDTSRAREEAETARVVEEERLRAQSAFLRTEEQLGVQRENQAREVAVAQKNRERVIAVENERIEKDRLLEVIARDRETELTRISAEKEVEAERRDIAEVIRERVAVDRTVAEQEESIKRLRMVEEAERTRQAVVIAAEAEAQEKLVKDIKAAEAAEQAAVHRAAEELTLAEARNKAADMDARAKIRLAEGVQAEAAAAGLAAVQVREKEADAIEKAGRAEAEATEARLRAEAVGAREKALAEAVGTREIALAEATAIGEKLKAEAAGLTEKAAAMAALDDASRTHEEYRLRLAAEKDIRLAGLEVQRQVAEAQATVLATGLEHADISIVGGESVFLDRLVQSVSMGRSVDGFMDHSRTAQALAGPWLNGEGSFTEDLTKVLGSLSTGDVQNLSVSALLTKVMNSGVLDGATGAGLTAAIGNVNGNGNGATVTANGSVTANGTATANGTARGDTAALTS; this comes from the coding sequence ATGGATGCCATCACCACGGGCGCCGGCGTGCTCGGCGCCGTCGTCCTGCTCTTCGCGCTCGCTCTCGTCTTCGTGCTCAGCCGGCTGTTCCGCAAGGTCGAGCAGGGCAAGGCGCTGATCGTCTCCAAGATGCGGAAGGTCGACGTCACCTTCACCGGGCAGGTCGTGCTGCCGGTGCTGCACAAGGCCGAGGTCATGGACATCTCGGTGAAGACCTTCGAGATCTCCCGCACCGGCCGGGACGGACTGATCTGCCGGGACAACATCCGCGCGGACATCCGGATCTCGTTCTTCGTACGGGTCAACAAGACCGTCGAGGACGTCATCAAGGTCGCGCAGGCCATCGGCACCGAGCGGGCCAGCCACCAGGAGACCCTGGAGGCGCTGTTCCACGCCAAGTTCTCCGAGGCCGTCAAGACCGTCGGCAAGCAGCTCGACTTCACCGACCTCTACACCAAGCGCGAGGAACTGCGGTACCGGATCATCGAGCTCATCGGCATCGACCTCAACGGCTACCACCTCGAGGACGCCGCCATCGACCACGTCGAGCAGACGCCGCTGAGCCAGCTCGACCCCGGCAACATCCTCGACGCCCAGGGCATCCGCAAGATCACCGAGCTGACCGCCCTGGAGAACGTCCGGACGAACGAGTACCGGCAGAACGAGCAGAAGGAGATCACCCGGCAGAACGTCGACGCCCGCGAAGCCATCCTGGAGCTGGAGCGGCGCCAGGCGGACGCCGAGATCAAGCAGAAGCGCGAGATCGACACCTCGCGGGCCCGCGAGGAGGCCGAGACCGCCCGGGTGGTGGAGGAGGAGCGGCTGCGCGCGCAGAGCGCCTTCCTGCGTACGGAGGAGCAGCTCGGCGTCCAGCGGGAGAACCAGGCCCGCGAGGTCGCGGTCGCGCAGAAGAACCGCGAGCGGGTCATCGCCGTCGAGAACGAGCGGATCGAGAAGGACCGCCTGCTCGAAGTCATCGCCCGCGACCGGGAGACCGAACTGACCCGCATCTCCGCGGAGAAGGAGGTCGAGGCCGAGCGCCGCGACATCGCCGAGGTGATCCGCGAGCGCGTCGCCGTGGACCGCACGGTCGCGGAGCAGGAGGAGTCGATCAAGCGGCTGCGGATGGTCGAGGAGGCCGAGCGCACCCGTCAGGCCGTGGTGATCGCCGCCGAGGCTGAGGCCCAGGAGAAGCTGGTCAAGGACATCAAGGCGGCGGAGGCGGCCGAGCAGGCGGCCGTCCACCGGGCCGCCGAGGAACTGACCCTGGCCGAGGCCCGCAACAAGGCCGCCGACATGGACGCCCGCGCCAAGATCCGGCTCGCCGAGGGCGTCCAGGCGGAGGCCGCCGCGGCCGGCCTGGCCGCCGTGCAGGTCAGGGAGAAGGAGGCCGACGCGATCGAGAAGGCCGGCCGCGCGGAGGCGGAGGCCACCGAGGCCCGGCTGCGCGCCGAGGCCGTCGGCGCCCGGGAGAAGGCGCTCGCGGAGGCCGTCGGCACCCGCGAGATCGCACTCGCCGAGGCGACCGCGATCGGCGAGAAGCTGAAGGCGGAGGCCGCCGGTCTGACCGAGAAGGCGGCGGCGATGGCGGCGCTCGACGACGCCTCCCGTACGCACGAGGAGTACCGGCTCCGCCTGGCGGCCGAGAAGGACATCCGGCTGGCCGGCCTCGAAGTGCAGCGGCAGGTCGCGGAGGCCCAGGCGACGGTCCTGGCCACCGGCCTGGAGCACGCCGACATCAGCATCGTCGGGGGCGAGTCCGTCTTCCTCGACCGGCTGGTGCAGTCGGTCTCGATGGGCCGGTCCGTCGACGGCTTCATGGACCACAGCCGTACCGCGCAGGCGCTCGCCGGCCCGTGGCTGAACGGCGAGGGCTCCTTCACGGAGGACCTCACCAAGGTGCTCGGCTCGCTGTCCACCGGCGACGTGCAGAACCTCAGCGTCTCGGCGCTCCTGACGAAGGTCATGAACTCGGGAGTGCTCGACGGGGCCACGGGGGCGGGCCTCACGGCCGCGATCGGGAACGTGAACGGGAACGGGAACGGCGCCACCGTCACCGCGAACGGATCCGTCACCGCGAACGGCACCGCCACCGCGAACGGCACCGCCAGGGGCGACACCGCCGCCCTCACCAGCTGA
- a CDS encoding PucR family transcriptional regulator, protein MAERTGGSEYLEGYAELLAEICATGRRLTREELEGLRSRGEGAAEAGLGLRFFVRAHLAAARAAQSGAPRTDPDRLLAVIEQAVDAFAEGHERAQTLAVRQEEAARREFIDDLLYGRSDLGRLAERAERFGLLFSQAHVVAVAQGPEPYADGYPVSRSVESSLLARFGARRLLLTTKDGRLICVAPADEPEVLSHFAKQAYAATNGGRVAIGRPHPGAGGVVHSYEEALNALDLADRMELDDPVLYAADLLVYPVLTRDRQAMEDLVSTVLGPLQQARGGARPLLDTLTAYFDAGCVTTDAARRLSLSVRAVTYRLDRVHRLTGSDPGDPTQRYTLQTAVIGARLLNWPTREL, encoded by the coding sequence ATGGCGGAACGCACGGGGGGATCGGAGTACCTGGAGGGGTACGCCGAGCTGCTGGCCGAGATCTGCGCGACCGGCAGACGGCTGACCCGCGAGGAGTTGGAGGGGCTGCGCTCGCGCGGCGAGGGGGCCGCCGAGGCCGGTCTCGGGCTGCGGTTCTTCGTCCGGGCCCATCTCGCCGCCGCGCGCGCGGCCCAGTCCGGTGCGCCGCGGACCGATCCCGACCGGCTCCTCGCCGTCATAGAGCAGGCCGTCGACGCCTTCGCCGAGGGCCACGAGCGCGCCCAGACCCTGGCCGTACGCCAGGAGGAGGCCGCCAGACGGGAGTTCATCGACGACCTGCTCTACGGCCGCAGCGACCTCGGCCGGCTGGCCGAGCGCGCCGAGCGGTTCGGGCTGCTGTTCTCGCAGGCCCACGTGGTGGCCGTCGCCCAGGGGCCGGAGCCGTACGCCGACGGCTACCCGGTCTCCCGGAGCGTCGAGTCCTCCCTGCTCGCCCGGTTCGGCGCCCGCCGCCTCCTGCTCACCACCAAGGACGGCCGGCTGATCTGCGTCGCGCCCGCCGACGAGCCCGAGGTGCTCAGCCACTTCGCCAAGCAGGCGTACGCCGCGACGAACGGCGGCCGGGTCGCGATCGGCCGGCCGCACCCCGGCGCGGGCGGCGTCGTCCACTCGTACGAGGAAGCCCTCAACGCGCTCGACCTCGCCGACCGCATGGAACTCGACGACCCCGTCCTGTACGCGGCGGACCTCCTGGTCTACCCCGTCCTCACCCGCGACCGGCAGGCCATGGAGGACCTGGTCAGCACGGTGCTCGGCCCGCTCCAGCAGGCCCGCGGCGGCGCCCGGCCGCTCCTCGACACCCTCACCGCCTACTTCGACGCCGGCTGCGTCACCACCGACGCGGCCCGCCGCCTCTCCCTGAGCGTGCGCGCCGTGACCTACCGCCTCGACCGCGTGCACCGGCTGACCGGCTCGGACCCGGGCGACCCGACCCAGCGCTACACCCTCCAGACCGCCGTCATCGGCGCCCGCCTCCTCAACTGGCCGACGCGGGAGCTCTGA
- a CDS encoding DNA repair ATPase, producing the protein MSAGMDQDAYGVLRDRLAAQAAELARRTEALNRARTAEFGSGEIALTGTGRLRTERPAVPRDLVAVGDGVLLLGSHTAATAVVGDAGRPASDVFTLHDRDLDPLADDAVPGLLDDPAFLAEFTALHRYFRGARLLRLRRVGDRLLAVFRTGAKAEDLRVLRWSVDPSGATRFLDARGDRDNIAPPSHDIEWTATTRDDHVPGRHPHIALAGGIFVSTVGGALTVKTENDTETGEGVHSEPVDEPLQSLADAEVGYASVGALVLVRVRPYKEETTRHLVFNTLTGKVVRLDGIGQACLRLPEDEGIVFPGGYCLASGGAKTFDIDTSGLAFDRAVRSPDGEDILFVFHAAAEGRGLLLPYNLIRKEIAAPVVCGGHTLLDDGTMVVLRAEPGEAGRAHPVQVWRTPYAADTHPGAAGDGPLARIGNADLVRGIADCLSIARQATELTPATEVYAALVAACVRAADVHHWLGDPEAGDLRGPLTELRTTAAQVLDEFRTVTTLTREAAEALDEAAARIAGLVRRIRGESPATAEEWIDRIAELRRAQGRLVTLKELRHADVERVDALAADVESDIVAAGRRAVAFLRREDAFTAHHAEADRLAAEAGELATVAETGPVGERLDARADGLRTLSEIVAGLDIGDATVRTSILERIADVLGSLNRARAVLTARRAELLDGEGRAEFAAESALFGQAVTGALAAADTPERCEEQLARLLLQLENLESRFAEHDGFLADLTRKRTEVHEAFTARGQSLQDARARRAERIAESAARILEAVARRAGTLGSLDEVHTYFASDPMVGKVRRTAAELRALGDQVRAEELEGRLGSARQEAGRALRDRTDLYADGGDTIRLGRHRFAVNRQAPELTLVPYGDTLAFALTGTDYRSPVADPEFAATRPYWDRTLPSESPEVYRSEYLAARLLAEHGTDGLADADLPALARRAAEAAYDEGYERGVHDHDAAAILAVLLGLHEGAGPLRYPAGARATAQLFWAHSTTAGAREQWTRRAVALTAARDLFGADSALDGLRGELAEEIGDPVAAAYLVAELACAPAGFALSGAAGTLLDKFRRAVGGSAYEDALAGLTDPGARRQLVEVWLSAYASAAGESPDPAVIAEAVAVELGPELQRYEIAAPTSATVPGLLGAHPRVRGRALDLRLDEYLARTGDFADREVPAFRAYQRRRSELVAAERARLRVDEHRPRVMSSFVRNRLVDEVYLPLVGDSLAKQLGAAGAAKRTDSHGLLLLLSPPGYGKTTLVEYVADRLGLLLVKIDGPALGQRTTSLDPAEAPDATARRELEKIDFALTAGNNVLLYVDDIQHTSPEFLQKFIPLCDATRTLNGHDLRGKRFAVCMAGNPYTESGGRFQVPDMLANRADVWNLGDVLTGKEEAFALSFVENALTSHPVLAPLAGRDRADLELLTRLAAGDPTARRDRLAHPYPPAELDRILAVLRHVLTARETVLAVNRAYIASAAQSEATRTEPPFRLQGSYRNMNRITARLSPSMNETELAAVIDDHYTAEAQTLTTEAEGNLLKLATLRGPLTPTQSARWKQITTAHRARGNPEDTPLTRAIAALSDLADRITAVETAITRATGGYPEGTPPTVG; encoded by the coding sequence ATGAGCGCCGGCATGGACCAGGACGCGTACGGGGTGCTCCGTGACCGGCTCGCCGCGCAGGCGGCCGAGCTGGCCCGCCGCACCGAGGCCCTGAACCGGGCCCGTACCGCCGAGTTCGGCTCCGGCGAGATCGCCCTCACCGGCACCGGCCGCCTGCGCACCGAGCGCCCCGCGGTCCCGCGCGACCTCGTCGCCGTCGGCGACGGCGTCCTGCTCCTCGGCAGCCACACCGCCGCCACCGCCGTCGTCGGAGACGCCGGGCGCCCGGCCTCCGACGTCTTCACCCTGCACGACCGCGACCTCGACCCGCTCGCCGACGACGCCGTGCCCGGCCTGCTCGACGACCCCGCCTTCCTCGCCGAGTTCACCGCGCTGCACCGCTACTTCCGCGGCGCCCGGCTGCTGCGGCTGCGCCGGGTGGGAGACCGCCTCCTCGCGGTCTTCCGCACCGGCGCGAAGGCCGAGGACCTCCGCGTCCTGCGCTGGTCGGTCGATCCGTCCGGCGCGACGAGGTTCCTCGACGCCCGGGGCGACCGCGACAACATCGCGCCGCCCTCGCACGACATCGAGTGGACGGCGACGACCCGCGACGACCACGTGCCGGGCCGGCACCCGCACATCGCGCTCGCCGGCGGAATCTTCGTCTCGACGGTCGGCGGGGCGCTGACGGTCAAGACCGAGAACGACACCGAGACCGGCGAGGGCGTCCACTCCGAGCCCGTCGACGAACCCCTCCAGTCCCTGGCGGACGCCGAGGTCGGGTACGCCTCGGTGGGCGCCCTGGTCCTCGTGCGGGTCCGCCCGTACAAGGAGGAGACCACCCGGCACCTGGTCTTCAACACCCTGACCGGCAAGGTGGTCAGGCTGGACGGCATCGGGCAGGCCTGTCTGCGGCTGCCCGAGGACGAGGGAATCGTCTTCCCCGGCGGCTACTGCCTGGCCTCCGGCGGCGCGAAGACCTTCGACATCGACACCTCGGGGCTCGCCTTCGACCGCGCGGTCCGCTCACCCGACGGCGAGGACATCCTCTTCGTCTTCCACGCCGCGGCGGAGGGCCGGGGGCTCCTCCTCCCGTACAACCTGATCCGCAAGGAGATCGCCGCGCCGGTCGTCTGCGGCGGGCACACCCTCCTCGACGACGGGACGATGGTCGTCCTGCGCGCCGAGCCCGGAGAGGCCGGCCGGGCCCACCCCGTACAGGTCTGGCGCACGCCCTACGCCGCCGACACCCACCCGGGCGCCGCAGGGGACGGCCCGCTGGCCCGCATCGGCAACGCCGACCTCGTCCGGGGCATCGCCGACTGCCTGTCGATCGCCCGGCAGGCCACCGAACTCACCCCCGCCACCGAGGTGTACGCGGCGCTCGTCGCCGCCTGCGTCCGCGCCGCCGACGTCCACCACTGGCTGGGCGACCCCGAAGCGGGCGACCTGCGCGGCCCGTTGACCGAGCTGCGGACCACCGCCGCCCAGGTCCTCGACGAGTTCCGGACGGTGACGACGCTCACCCGTGAGGCGGCCGAGGCGCTGGACGAGGCCGCCGCCCGGATCGCCGGTCTCGTCCGGCGCATCCGCGGGGAGTCGCCCGCGACCGCCGAGGAGTGGATCGACCGGATCGCCGAACTCCGCCGGGCACAGGGGCGGTTGGTGACGCTGAAGGAGCTGCGCCACGCGGACGTGGAACGCGTCGACGCGCTCGCCGCCGACGTCGAGTCCGACATCGTCGCGGCCGGCCGGCGGGCCGTCGCGTTCCTCCGGCGCGAGGACGCCTTCACCGCCCACCACGCGGAGGCCGACCGGCTCGCCGCGGAGGCCGGCGAACTCGCCACCGTCGCCGAGACGGGACCCGTCGGGGAGCGGCTCGACGCGCGCGCCGACGGACTGCGGACGCTCAGCGAGATCGTCGCGGGCCTGGACATCGGTGACGCGACCGTCCGCACCTCGATCCTGGAGCGGATCGCGGACGTCCTGGGCTCCCTGAACCGGGCCCGAGCCGTGCTCACCGCCCGCCGCGCCGAACTCCTCGATGGCGAGGGCCGGGCCGAGTTCGCCGCCGAGTCGGCACTGTTCGGGCAGGCCGTCACCGGCGCCCTGGCCGCGGCGGACACCCCCGAGCGCTGTGAGGAGCAGCTCGCGCGCCTGCTGCTCCAGCTGGAGAACCTGGAGTCCCGCTTCGCGGAGCACGACGGGTTCCTGGCCGACCTCACCCGGAAGCGCACCGAGGTCCACGAGGCCTTCACGGCCCGCGGGCAGTCCCTCCAGGACGCCCGCGCCCGCCGGGCGGAGCGGATCGCGGAGTCGGCCGCCCGCATCCTGGAGGCGGTCGCCCGGCGCGCCGGAACCCTCGGCTCGCTCGACGAGGTGCACACCTACTTCGCCTCCGACCCCATGGTCGGCAAGGTCCGCCGCACCGCCGCCGAACTGCGCGCCCTCGGCGACCAGGTGCGGGCGGAGGAACTGGAGGGCCGGCTCGGTTCCGCCCGCCAGGAGGCCGGACGTGCCCTGCGGGACCGTACCGACCTGTACGCGGACGGCGGCGACACGATCCGGCTCGGCCGGCACCGCTTCGCCGTCAACCGGCAGGCCCCGGAGCTGACGCTCGTACCGTACGGGGACACCCTGGCGTTCGCGCTGACCGGGACGGACTACCGGTCGCCGGTCGCCGACCCGGAGTTCGCGGCGACCCGCCCGTACTGGGACCGGACGCTGCCCTCCGAGTCGCCGGAGGTCTACCGCTCCGAGTACCTCGCGGCGCGCCTGCTCGCCGAGCACGGCACGGACGGCCTGGCCGACGCCGACCTCCCCGCGCTCGCCCGGCGCGCGGCGGAGGCCGCGTACGACGAGGGGTACGAGCGCGGGGTCCACGACCACGACGCGGCGGCGATCCTCGCGGTGCTGCTCGGCCTCCACGAGGGCGCCGGACCGCTCCGGTACCCGGCGGGCGCGCGGGCGACCGCCCAGCTGTTCTGGGCGCACTCCACCACCGCCGGGGCCCGCGAGCAGTGGACGCGGCGGGCGGTGGCGCTCACCGCGGCCCGGGACCTGTTCGGCGCGGACTCGGCGCTCGACGGGCTGCGGGGCGAGCTGGCGGAGGAGATCGGCGACCCGGTGGCCGCCGCGTATCTGGTGGCCGAACTCGCCTGCGCCCCGGCGGGCTTCGCCCTCTCGGGCGCGGCCGGGACCCTGCTCGACAAGTTCCGCCGCGCCGTCGGCGGCTCCGCGTACGAGGACGCCCTCGCCGGTCTCACCGACCCGGGCGCCCGGCGGCAGCTCGTCGAGGTCTGGCTCTCCGCGTACGCCTCGGCGGCGGGGGAGAGCCCCGACCCGGCGGTGATCGCGGAGGCCGTCGCCGTCGAACTCGGCCCGGAGCTCCAGCGCTACGAGATCGCCGCCCCGACCTCGGCCACCGTCCCCGGACTGCTCGGCGCCCACCCCCGGGTGCGCGGTCGCGCCCTGGATCTGCGGCTCGACGAATACCTGGCCAGGACGGGGGACTTCGCGGACCGGGAGGTACCCGCCTTCCGCGCCTACCAGCGGCGCCGCTCGGAGCTGGTCGCCGCCGAGCGCGCCCGGCTCAGGGTGGACGAGCACCGGCCCCGGGTCATGTCCTCCTTCGTCCGCAACCGGCTCGTCGACGAGGTCTATCTGCCGCTGGTCGGCGACAGCCTCGCCAAGCAGCTCGGCGCGGCGGGCGCGGCCAAGCGCACCGACTCCCACGGCCTGCTGCTCCTGCTCTCCCCGCCGGGCTACGGCAAGACCACGCTGGTCGAGTACGTCGCGGACCGCCTCGGCCTGCTCCTGGTGAAGATCGACGGCCCGGCCCTCGGGCAGCGCACCACCTCGCTCGACCCGGCCGAGGCGCCCGACGCGACCGCCCGCCGCGAACTGGAGAAGATCGACTTCGCGCTGACGGCGGGCAACAACGTCCTGCTGTACGTCGACGACATCCAGCACACCTCGCCGGAGTTCCTGCAGAAGTTCATCCCGCTCTGCGACGCCACCCGAACGCTGAACGGCCACGACCTTCGGGGCAAGCGCTTCGCCGTCTGCATGGCCGGCAACCCGTACACCGAGTCGGGCGGGCGCTTCCAGGTCCCCGACATGCTCGCCAACCGCGCCGACGTCTGGAACCTCGGCGACGTCCTGACCGGCAAGGAGGAGGCCTTCGCCCTCAGCTTCGTCGAGAACGCCCTCACCTCGCACCCGGTCCTCGCCCCGCTGGCCGGCCGCGACCGCGCCGACCTGGAACTGCTGACCCGCCTGGCGGCCGGCGACCCGACCGCCCGCCGCGACCGCCTGGCCCACCCCTACCCGCCGGCCGAACTGGACCGGATCCTCGCCGTCCTCCGGCACGTCCTCACGGCCCGCGAGACCGTCCTGGCGGTCAACCGCGCCTACATCGCCTCGGCCGCCCAGTCCGAGGCCACCCGCACCGAACCGCCCTTCCGCCTCCAGGGCTCGTACCGCAACATGAACCGCATCACGGCCCGCCTCTCCCCCTCGATGAACGAGACCGAACTGGCCGCGGTGATCGACGACCACTACACGGCGGAAGCCCAGACCCTGACGACGGAAGCAGAAGGCAACCTCCTCAAACTGGCCACCCTGAGAGGCCCGCTGACCCCCACCCAGTCCGCCCGCTGGAAGCAGATCACCACGGCCCACCGCGCCCGGGGCAACCCGGAGGACACCCCGCTGACCCGAGCGATAGCGGCCCTGAGCGACCTGGCGGACCGCATCACGGCGGTGGAGACGGCGATCACGCGAGCGACCGGGGGGTACCCGGAGGGGACACCGCCGACGGTCGGCTGA
- a CDS encoding glycosyltransferase family 2 protein, with product MPLPRIGVVIVTMGTRPRELEALLASVAAQDVPAARVVLVGNATPLTEVVTTATRIPLEENLGCPGGRNVGLELLRDSGDVDVVVELDDDGLLIADDVFRRVQKLFAEDPALGIVGFRVADEHGHTERRWIPRLRADDPMRRGLVTAFLGGGHAFSMPMLRQTGLWAGEFFFGHEESDLAWRALDADWKILYEPELVLQHPKTSPARHAGHYRFTARNRVWLTRRRLPAVLVPVHLGVWMLLTLVRTRSLTAQRAWWGGFFEGVRTPCGPRRPMRWRTVWRMTRLGRPPVL from the coding sequence ATGCCGCTGCCCCGTATCGGAGTCGTCATCGTGACCATGGGCACGCGCCCGCGGGAACTGGAGGCGCTGCTCGCTTCGGTGGCCGCGCAGGACGTGCCCGCCGCGCGGGTCGTGCTCGTGGGCAACGCGACGCCCCTCACCGAGGTCGTGACCACCGCCACCAGGATCCCGCTCGAAGAGAACCTGGGCTGCCCCGGCGGCCGTAACGTCGGCCTCGAACTGCTGCGGGACTCCGGCGACGTGGACGTCGTCGTCGAGCTGGACGACGACGGCCTGCTCATCGCGGACGACGTGTTCCGCCGGGTCCAGAAGCTGTTCGCGGAGGACCCGGCGCTGGGGATCGTCGGGTTCCGGGTCGCCGACGAGCACGGACACACCGAGCGGCGCTGGATCCCCCGGCTCCGTGCGGACGACCCGATGCGGCGCGGCCTCGTGACCGCCTTCCTCGGCGGCGGGCACGCCTTCTCCATGCCGATGCTCCGGCAGACCGGCCTGTGGGCGGGCGAGTTCTTCTTCGGGCACGAGGAATCCGACCTGGCCTGGCGGGCGCTCGACGCGGACTGGAAGATCCTCTACGAACCCGAACTCGTCCTCCAGCACCCGAAGACCTCACCGGCCCGGCACGCCGGCCACTACCGGTTCACCGCCCGCAACCGGGTCTGGCTGACCCGCCGCCGGCTGCCCGCCGTCCTCGTCCCGGTGCACCTCGGCGTGTGGATGCTCCTCACCCTGGTGCGGACGCGGTCCCTGACGGCCCAGCGGGCGTGGTGGGGCGGCTTCTTCGAGGGCGTACGGACGCCGTGCGGCCCCCGCAGGCCGATGCGGTGGCGCACGGTGTGGCGCATGACCCGGCTGGGCCGCCCGCCGGTCCTCTGA